A portion of the Rhinolophus sinicus isolate RSC01 linkage group LG03, ASM3656204v1, whole genome shotgun sequence genome contains these proteins:
- the LOC141570372 gene encoding duodenase-1-like, translating into MPHSRPYMALVTFKFSNRYCGGFLVREDFVMTAAHCLGRSMTVTLGAHNIKVNECTQQVIPVETPIPHPKYNSTTYANDIMLLKLKHKAKLNCNVRTICLPSKTDKVKPGMVCSVAGWGSLGVNIEGPAKLREVQLEIQRDIECIWRITYYNNAFQICVGDPTKIQTSFHGDSGGPLVCGHKAQGIVSFGDLGGTPPAVYTKIKYFLPWINRTMKRFNLRGPD; encoded by the exons ATGCCTCATTCTCGTCCCTACATGGCATTAGTTACGTTCAAATTTTCAAATAGATACTGTGGAGGTTTCCTTGTACGTGAAGACTTTGTAATGACAGCAGCTCACTGCCTGGGAAG GTCAATGACTGTCACCCTGGGCGCCCACAACATCAAGGTGAATGAGTGTACCCAGCAGGTCATCCCGGTGGAAACACCCATACCCCACCCAAAATATAACAGTACCACGTATGCGAACGACATCATGTTACTGAAG CTGAAGCACAAAGCCAAGCTGAATTGCAATGTGAGAACCATCTGTCTGCCCAGCAAAACAGATAAGGTGAAGCCAGGGATGGTGTGTAGTGTGGCCGGCTGGGGGAGCCTGGGTGTGAACATCGAAGGTCCTGCGAAACTGCGCGAGGTACAGCTTGAAATCCAGAGAGACATAGAATGTATTTGGCGCATCACATATTACAACAACGCATTCCAGATATGCGTGGGGGACCCGACAAAGATTCAGACTTCTTTTCAC GGAGACTCCGGGGGCCCCCTCGTATGTGGACACAAGGCCCAGGGCATTGTCTCCTTTGGAGATTTGGGTGGAACACCTCCAGCAGTCTACACCAAGATCAAATACTTCTTGCCCTGGATAAACAGAACGATGAAACGCTTCAATCTGCGGGGACCAGATTGA